Part of the uncultured Anaeromusa sp. genome is shown below.
TATTTCATGGCCATCCCTCTTAGCAAGTCTGCAATGGCTTCGGAATGATCCAAGGCGTTTTCCAGATACTCTAAAATATCTTTCCATTTGATCACTTCAATCGGATCCGGAGTACATTCGAACAAGCGCGCTACTTCTTGTCGGTAAAACCGATCTCCTTCGCTTTCAAGGACACTAATCATGCGCACATGACTTAGTATTTTTTCTTGATTTTTTTTGATGTTACCAAGTAAGGCGCAGGCACTGGCAATTTCTTCCGTGCATTCCGCAAGCAAGCGTCCTAATTCTTCAGCACCCGCTTTATGGGTCGTAACGCCATACAATGTCATTCTTTCAATAATACCATGAATAAAATCTACGCCGCTATCCAGCATATTGGCCAAGGCATAAATATCTTCCCGATCTAACGGTGTAATAAAGGTTTGATTTAACCGATCCAAAATGGCATCGTTAACCTCATCCGCCTGATGCTCCAATTCATAGATTTGCCGCATACTCTCGGATAGTTGAGTAGGATCTTCCGTAACGCGCTTTAATGTTAACGCGCCTTCTCTCAACAATTGAGAACTTTCCACAAACAACTTGAAAAACTCATCTTCCTTCGGTTTCAGGGAAAACATAGAAAAAGACCTCCGTTTTTCTTCAAGGCTTCTATTTTTATATGAATAACACCATTTCTTACTATACCATACTTACTTCACCCTAGACAATAATCCCATGTTTACCCTAAATAAGAAACAACCGAACAATTTCTGTTCGGTTGTTAAAATCACATCCATTTTTCAGCTATGCGCACGTTAAACGACCGTTGTCTTATTCCGTCTTGGCTATAGCTTGCTTGAATTTTTCCGCCATGCCTTTAATCTTATAAGCTGGAACCGCACAAACCGCAACACGGATGCCCTGGGCAAGCGGTACTGCAAAAATATAGTCTTCCTGCAGTTTTTCACAGACAGCCTCCGGATTCTTAGCCGGAATGGATAAAAAGAAACCTGCCCGATACGGCAACATATTTAAAGAAACCTCGGCAGCTTCATTGACAAATGTCTCTGCACGCTCCCGAATCAAATGGTAAAAGCTTTGCCGCTCCGCATCCACCGCCGCTTTTAACTGGGCGTCATGATAAATCGTCGCCATCGTCGCCATAGCCGGCGTATTGATATTAGACCAGGTAGCCCTACTGGTATATTGATTGATGTCCGCAAACTCCTGAATGACGTCCTTGTTAGAAGAAATGCCGATCATAGCCCCTACTCTCTGTCCATACATCGTAAAAGCCTTGGACATGCTGAAAGCGACAATGGTCAGCAAATTTTGCGGCAATTGGCCAAATTTGCTAAAAAACGCACGACATTCGCTGTTTTCTCCGGCAAATTCCAAATAAGCCGCATCCACCAGCAAAATAATACGCTTAGCCGGATTTTGCGCGCATTCCTTCGCCACCTGCAACACGCCTTCCCACTCTGCATCACTCAAACTATAACCGGTAGGATTGTGCGCCGGCGTATTGAGGATAATCAGTACACTGTCCTGCTTGGCCAACACACCTGCAACCTTGGTCTGGAAGGCTTGAAGATTGAAATTTTGCTTCTCATCAAAAAGCTGAAACGTATCCAATTTTCGCAGCGCATCATGACAAAGCACATTATAGGGTCCCCAGTACCAATCGGAAGTAAGTACAGTATCTCCTAGTTCCGTATAGTTCCAGATTGCATGATGAATTACGCCGCAGCCTCCGGCAGTCGCCACTGCGTCCAGGTAGGCCTCCGGCTTGTGCTCCCCTAAGGTCATATCAATAGCCGCTTGCAAAAAAGCCGGCTGTCCCGGGATGGGCGAATAACGAACCAAATCCACTGTAGGCAATGCGCGAAAAACTTTTTCCACCGTAGGAAGGCAGGCCAAGACGCCTTCATCATCAAGAATTGCGCCAATCGTCGCATTGACTACTTTTTCCTTGCCTACTTTAGCTTCCGCTTGTACAGCCGCCGCGTTGGCGCCAAAAATATTATCAGTAGCAAATTTTCCTTTCGCATGAGATGCGGC
Proteins encoded:
- a CDS encoding aminotransferase class I/II-fold pyridoxal phosphate-dependent enzyme, coding for MSFSLAASHAKGKFATDNIFGANAAAVQAEAKVGKEKVVNATIGAILDDEGVLACLPTVEKVFRALPTVDLVRYSPIPGQPAFLQAAIDMTLGEHKPEAYLDAVATAGGCGVIHHAIWNYTELGDTVLTSDWYWGPYNVLCHDALRKLDTFQLFDEKQNFNLQAFQTKVAGVLAKQDSVLIILNTPAHNPTGYSLSDAEWEGVLQVAKECAQNPAKRIILLVDAAYLEFAGENSECRAFFSKFGQLPQNLLTIVAFSMSKAFTMYGQRVGAMIGISSNKDVIQEFADINQYTSRATWSNINTPAMATMATIYHDAQLKAAVDAERQSFYHLIRERAETFVNEAAEVSLNMLPYRAGFFLSIPAKNPEAVCEKLQEDYIFAVPLAQGIRVAVCAVPAYKIKGMAEKFKQAIAKTE
- a CDS encoding DUF47 family protein, whose amino-acid sequence is MFSLKPKEDEFFKLFVESSQLLREGALTLKRVTEDPTQLSESMRQIYELEHQADEVNDAILDRLNQTFITPLDREDIYALANMLDSGVDFIHGIIERMTLYGVTTHKAGAEELGRLLAECTEEIASACALLGNIKKNQEKILSHVRMISVLESEGDRFYRQEVARLFECTPDPIEVIKWKDILEYLENALDHSEAIADLLRGMAMKYA